From a single Candoia aspera isolate rCanAsp1 chromosome 2, rCanAsp1.hap2, whole genome shotgun sequence genomic region:
- the LOC134492079 gene encoding zinc finger protein 397-like isoform X2, whose product MASCDLWGPKPRVSQVERNSRVLRGETAKNILMGAALLQSRQGLDTGLEGGQKSQQQKEGLAAVPSLYSVWRPSRLFEPVSEEDMMAFKASYRMKQPNQLSREGRGMWRPTLQGLSRETQKACENLDSLGPLKAQALAEVDLDSLEIKRQHFRHFCYQEIEGPRAVLNELQELCRQWLLPERRTKEQIVDLVILEQFLTILPLEMQIWVCKSGPATCSQALALAEKFLLRLQEAESCEQKAPGLLEEFVNSPTSEHDPSDTVESCISTDTEEEEEAILGPTGPVQHTQKQDALLLGISEPMEWGIPLEKIMGKLTSNPELEEIHGSHQEHYPGKSTKQARCLAESERSLHKRSSQEGPVSQKKKTTKAGAENGLCPTSGFLKNRKVQTEKMQRCTPCGEHFYTGSGSGTQEKAGAGEQPRKGWPRGSDLPKRGAALRRDEAGPENQGVICRCKAKRRSPEGRLAPQPSPAHSGGQKAAKPPKGTPCRERLIWEPPFPSPEKTDPGGKPHQCFECGKSFSQKGNLNIHKKSHTGEKPYPCLECGKRFVTNSRLLTHKRVHTGEKPYSCSYCGNNFSQLAHLVQHQRRHTGEKPYSCPYCGKSFSVKANLITHQRTHTGEKPYECSECPKSFVSSSDLKKHKKVHTGQGCT is encoded by the exons ATGGCATCGTGTGACCTGTGGGGGCCGAAGCCCCGCGTGAGCCAAGTGGAAAGAAACTCTCGTGTTCTCCGAGGGGAAACTGCCAAGAACATCCTGATGGGGGCAGCTCTACTGCAGAGCAGGCAGGGACTGGACACAGGTCTGGAAGGGGGCCAGAAATCTCAACAGCAGAAAGAGGGACTGGCAGCGGTGCCTTCTCTTTACTCCGTTTGGAGGCCGTCGCGGTTGTTCGAGCCTGTATCCGAGGAGGATATGATGGCGTTCAAGGCTTCCTATCGGATGAAACAGCCCAACCAGTTGTCCAGGGAAGGACGTGGAATGTGGaggcctaccttgcagggccTCAGCAGGGAAACACAGAAAGCCTGTGAGAACTTGGACAGTTTGGGGCCTTTGAAAGCACAGGCCTTGGCTGAGGTTGACCTTGACAGCTTGGAGATAAAGCGTCAACATTTCCGGCATTTCTGCTACCAGGAAATCGAGGGCCCTCGCGCGGTCCTGAACGAACTCCAGGAGCTTTGTCGCCAGTGGCTTCTGCCAGAGCGGCGCACCAAGGAACAGATTGTGGATctggtgatcctggagcagttcctgacCATCCTGCCGCTGGAGATGCAGATCTGGGTCTGCAAAAGTGGCCCGGCCACGTGTTCTCAGGCCTTGGCCCTGGCAGAAAAGTTCCTCCTTCGGCTGCAAGAGGCGGAGTCTTGTGAACAAAAG GCGCCTGGACTACTAGAGGAATTTGTGAATTCTCCCACATCTGAGCATGATCCCTCAGACACTGTGGAAAGCTGCATCTCCACAGatacagaggaggaagaggaagccaTCTTGG GACCCACGGGGCCCGTCCAGCACACCCAGAAGCAAGACGCCCTTCTGCTAGGAATATCCGAGCCAATGGAATGGGGCATCCCCTTAGAAAAAATCATGGGAAAGTTGACCTCCAATCCTGAGCTAGAAGAGATTCATGGGAGTCACCAGGAACACTATCCAGGGAAGAGTACAAAACAGGCTCGCTGTTTGGCTGAAAGCGAGAGAAGTCTCCACAAACGGAGCTCTCAGGAGGGACCCGTCAGTCAGAAGAAGAAGACCACCAAGGCCGGTGCCGAAAACGGCCTCTGTCCAACCTCGGGTTTCCTTAAGAATCGGAAGGTACAGACTGAGAAAATGCAGCGGTGCACCCCTTGCGGGGAACACTTTTACACAGGGTCAGGCTCGGGGACGCAGGAGAAAGCTGGTGCAGGAGAGCAGCCGCGTAAGGGCTGGCCGCGTGGGAGCGACTTGCCCAAGCGTGGCGCCGCCCTGAGACGGGATGAAGCGGGGCCCGAAAACCAAGGGGTGATCTGCAGGTGTAAGGCGAAGAGGCGGAGCCCAGAGGGCAGACTCgcgccccagcccagcccagctcacTCAGGAGGGCAGAAGGCAGCGAAGCCACCCAAAGGCACGCCCTGCCGGGAGAGACTCATCTGGGAGCCTCCTTTTCCGAGCCCTGAAAAAACTGACCCGGGAGGAAAACCGCACCAGTGCTTTGAGTGCGGCAAGAGTTTTAGCCAGAAGGGCAACCTCAACATCCACAAGAAATCCCACACGGGCGAGAAGCCGTACCCCTGCCTGGAGTGCGGGAAGCGCTTCGTGACGAACTCTCGGCTGCTGACCCACAAGCGGGTGCACACGGGCGAGAAGCCGTACAGCTGCTCATACTGCGGCAACAACTTCAGCCAGCTGGCGCACCTGGTACAGCACCAGCGGAGGCACACTGGGGAGAAGCCGTACAGCTGCCCCTActgcgggaagagcttcagcGTCAAAGCCAACCTGATCACGCACCAGCGcacccacacgggggagaagccctacGAGTGCTCCGAGTGCCCCAAAAGTTTCGTTTCCAGCTCTGatcttaaaaaacataaaaaggtgCACACCGGGCAGGGGTGTACATGA
- the LOC134492079 gene encoding zinc finger protein 397-like isoform X1, which produces MRLRPGCHGEGDPFLKVGMRRRGGAMQRLQREVQIVQPATKMASCDLWGPKPRVSQVERNSRVLRGETAKNILMGAALLQSRQGLDTGLEGGQKSQQQKEGLAAVPSLYSVWRPSRLFEPVSEEDMMAFKASYRMKQPNQLSREGRGMWRPTLQGLSRETQKACENLDSLGPLKAQALAEVDLDSLEIKRQHFRHFCYQEIEGPRAVLNELQELCRQWLLPERRTKEQIVDLVILEQFLTILPLEMQIWVCKSGPATCSQALALAEKFLLRLQEAESCEQKAPGLLEEFVNSPTSEHDPSDTVESCISTDTEEEEEAILGPTGPVQHTQKQDALLLGISEPMEWGIPLEKIMGKLTSNPELEEIHGSHQEHYPGKSTKQARCLAESERSLHKRSSQEGPVSQKKKTTKAGAENGLCPTSGFLKNRKVQTEKMQRCTPCGEHFYTGSGSGTQEKAGAGEQPRKGWPRGSDLPKRGAALRRDEAGPENQGVICRCKAKRRSPEGRLAPQPSPAHSGGQKAAKPPKGTPCRERLIWEPPFPSPEKTDPGGKPHQCFECGKSFSQKGNLNIHKKSHTGEKPYPCLECGKRFVTNSRLLTHKRVHTGEKPYSCSYCGNNFSQLAHLVQHQRRHTGEKPYSCPYCGKSFSVKANLITHQRTHTGEKPYECSECPKSFVSSSDLKKHKKVHTGQGCT; this is translated from the exons ATGCGGCTCCGTCCCGGGTGCCATGGGGAGGGTGACCCGTTCCTGAAAGTTGGGATGCGGCGGCGGGGAGGCGCGATGCAGCGGCTGCAGAGGGAAG ttcagATTGTCCAGCCGGCGACTAAAATGGCATCGTGTGACCTGTGGGGGCCGAAGCCCCGCGTGAGCCAAGTGGAAAGAAACTCTCGTGTTCTCCGAGGGGAAACTGCCAAGAACATCCTGATGGGGGCAGCTCTACTGCAGAGCAGGCAGGGACTGGACACAGGTCTGGAAGGGGGCCAGAAATCTCAACAGCAGAAAGAGGGACTGGCAGCGGTGCCTTCTCTTTACTCCGTTTGGAGGCCGTCGCGGTTGTTCGAGCCTGTATCCGAGGAGGATATGATGGCGTTCAAGGCTTCCTATCGGATGAAACAGCCCAACCAGTTGTCCAGGGAAGGACGTGGAATGTGGaggcctaccttgcagggccTCAGCAGGGAAACACAGAAAGCCTGTGAGAACTTGGACAGTTTGGGGCCTTTGAAAGCACAGGCCTTGGCTGAGGTTGACCTTGACAGCTTGGAGATAAAGCGTCAACATTTCCGGCATTTCTGCTACCAGGAAATCGAGGGCCCTCGCGCGGTCCTGAACGAACTCCAGGAGCTTTGTCGCCAGTGGCTTCTGCCAGAGCGGCGCACCAAGGAACAGATTGTGGATctggtgatcctggagcagttcctgacCATCCTGCCGCTGGAGATGCAGATCTGGGTCTGCAAAAGTGGCCCGGCCACGTGTTCTCAGGCCTTGGCCCTGGCAGAAAAGTTCCTCCTTCGGCTGCAAGAGGCGGAGTCTTGTGAACAAAAG GCGCCTGGACTACTAGAGGAATTTGTGAATTCTCCCACATCTGAGCATGATCCCTCAGACACTGTGGAAAGCTGCATCTCCACAGatacagaggaggaagaggaagccaTCTTGG GACCCACGGGGCCCGTCCAGCACACCCAGAAGCAAGACGCCCTTCTGCTAGGAATATCCGAGCCAATGGAATGGGGCATCCCCTTAGAAAAAATCATGGGAAAGTTGACCTCCAATCCTGAGCTAGAAGAGATTCATGGGAGTCACCAGGAACACTATCCAGGGAAGAGTACAAAACAGGCTCGCTGTTTGGCTGAAAGCGAGAGAAGTCTCCACAAACGGAGCTCTCAGGAGGGACCCGTCAGTCAGAAGAAGAAGACCACCAAGGCCGGTGCCGAAAACGGCCTCTGTCCAACCTCGGGTTTCCTTAAGAATCGGAAGGTACAGACTGAGAAAATGCAGCGGTGCACCCCTTGCGGGGAACACTTTTACACAGGGTCAGGCTCGGGGACGCAGGAGAAAGCTGGTGCAGGAGAGCAGCCGCGTAAGGGCTGGCCGCGTGGGAGCGACTTGCCCAAGCGTGGCGCCGCCCTGAGACGGGATGAAGCGGGGCCCGAAAACCAAGGGGTGATCTGCAGGTGTAAGGCGAAGAGGCGGAGCCCAGAGGGCAGACTCgcgccccagcccagcccagctcacTCAGGAGGGCAGAAGGCAGCGAAGCCACCCAAAGGCACGCCCTGCCGGGAGAGACTCATCTGGGAGCCTCCTTTTCCGAGCCCTGAAAAAACTGACCCGGGAGGAAAACCGCACCAGTGCTTTGAGTGCGGCAAGAGTTTTAGCCAGAAGGGCAACCTCAACATCCACAAGAAATCCCACACGGGCGAGAAGCCGTACCCCTGCCTGGAGTGCGGGAAGCGCTTCGTGACGAACTCTCGGCTGCTGACCCACAAGCGGGTGCACACGGGCGAGAAGCCGTACAGCTGCTCATACTGCGGCAACAACTTCAGCCAGCTGGCGCACCTGGTACAGCACCAGCGGAGGCACACTGGGGAGAAGCCGTACAGCTGCCCCTActgcgggaagagcttcagcGTCAAAGCCAACCTGATCACGCACCAGCGcacccacacgggggagaagccctacGAGTGCTCCGAGTGCCCCAAAAGTTTCGTTTCCAGCTCTGatcttaaaaaacataaaaaggtgCACACCGGGCAGGGGTGTACATGA
- the LOC134492061 gene encoding tigger transposable element-derived protein 1-like, producing the protein MEEQRLVVPKEEGTERGEGEPLVVQVRTVEDFLARDGPSHIKPDSEEETHRYWDSEWQDFLKSVAWLSPTPSPPPTEKDAKDFQVPLGRVKEGPQEESSGGARGEAVLQGDPNVGGKAWLGREELDSCVIVKVEEEEVDLETQWPLHLRQLTAQDAYEHQEMSSKRKNPSSAEGSSKKQRKAIDLDLKMKIIKAYEAGKKVTKIAQEEGLAHSTISAILKDKARIREAMKGSAGMNASITRQRKGLIHEMEKLLILWIEDQIQKRMPVSLLLIQAKARSIFTMLKERAGEECTETFTASRGWFMRFQQRFHYQKTHTSGEAKSADEAVTKRFLDELDDTIAEGNYLPEHIFNVEETGLYWKRMPEQTYIHKEAQATPGRKALKDRVSLLLGGNVAGLKLKPFLIHKSDHPSVLQNISKDTLPVYYRSNWKAWMTQVLFEDWFTNCFIPQVMEYCWEKGIPFKILLLLDNAPGHPPHLDSLHPDVKVVYLPKNSSPLLQPMDQGAISAFKAYYLHATFAKAVAATQDDGVTLREFWEGYNILHCIENIAAAWQEVSVKCMQGIWTKCLKRFAARVNNFEGLDQNEHLDEINTKILTLTKSLNLEVDAEDVKNLIAYTEGELSNEDLIELKEELEAQMVEEEEEEKEKEKEKEKEKEKEKEKEKIVEKQIVEVEPKTFSVKRLAGVFAGVNKILSELESMDPNVERFRKVHWEMREILKCYREIYEEKKKKIVETKQSGFYKKVTPSPAPLPPLLPSPSTGVELPDDPQPSTSYASVSDVSENTEKNESFDGFISNLIFTGNPKDMRLKSPKLEEEPLEIVKVKLPLEMKQENDGEAN; encoded by the exons ATGGAGGAACAGAGGCTTGTGGTACCCAAAGAAGAGGGAACtgagagaggagaaggagagcctcTCGTTGTCCAAGTGAGGACCGTTGAGGACTTTCTGGCCAGGGACGGCCCATCCCACATTAAGCCGGATTCAGAGGAAGAAACGCACCGATACTGGGACTCTGAATGGCAGGACTTCCTGAAAAGTGTGGCATGGCTTTCCCCGACCCCGTCTCCGCCTCCAACAGAGAAAGATGCCAAGGACTTCCAGGTCCCCTTGGGGAGAGTCAAGGAAGGTCCCCAGGAGGAGAGTTCTGGAGGGGCCAGAGGGGAGGCTGTGCTCCAAGGAGATCCGAACGTCGGTGGGAAAGCCTGGCTGGGCAGGGAAGAGCTGGATTCCTGCGTGATAGTGaaggtggaagaggaggaggttgaTCTGGAAACACAGTGGCCCCTGCACCTCAGGCAGCTCACCGCCCAGGATGCCTATGAGCACCAGGAG ATGTCTTCAAAGAGAAAGAACCCCAGTTCAGCCGAAGGAagtagcaagaagcaaaggaaagccatcGATCTCGATTTGAAGATGAAGATCATCAAAGCATACGAGGCCGGGAAGAAGGTGACTAAAATAGCACAAGAAGAAGGCCTGGCCCATTCCACCATTTCTGCTATTTTGAAGGATAAGGCAAGAATCAGAGAGGCGATGAAAGGATCAGCAGGAATGAATGCAAGTATAACAAGGCAGCGAAAAGGCCTCATCCATGAAATGGAAAAACTCCTAATACTTTGGATCGAAGATCAGATACAGAAGAGGATGCCGGTCAGCCTTCTTCTCATCCAGGCTAAGGCACGCAGCATTTTCACGATGCTGAAGGAACGAGCAGGTGAGGAGTGCACCGAAACATTTACTGCCAGCCGTGGCTGGTTTATGCGGTTTCAGCAACGATTCCATTACCAGAAAACACACACGTCCGGGGAAGCTAAAAGTGCTGACGAGGCAGTTACCAAACGTTTTCTGGACGAACTTGATGATACCATAGCAGAAGGGAACTATTTGCCCGAACACATATTCAATGTGGAGGAAACTGGGTTGTACTGGAAAAGAATGCCGGAGCAGACCTACATACACAAAGAGGCCCAAGCAACGCCTGGACGTAAAGCGTTGAAGGATAGAGTAAGCTTACTATTGGGTGGAAATGTCGCCGGATTGAAGCTGAAGCCATTTCTGATCCACAAATCAGATCACCCCTCTGTGCTCCAAAACATAAGCAAGGACACCCTGCCCGTTTATTACCGATCCAATTGGAAGGCCTGGATGACACAAGTCCTGTTCGAGGATTGGTTTACGAATTGCTTCATTCCCCAAGTAATGGAATATTGCTGGGAAAAGggaattccttttaaaattctgctgCTCCTGGACAACGCACCGGGACATCCCCCGCATCTCGACAGCCTCCACCCCGATGTGAAGGTTGTTTATCTACCCAAAAACAGCAGCCCTCTCCTACAGCCGATGGACCAGGGGGCCATCTCGGCATTCAAGGCGTACTATTTGCATGCAACGTTTGCCAAAGCCGTAGCCGCAACGCAGGATGATGGGGTAACGTTGCGCGAGTTTTGGGAAGGCTACAATATCCTCCATTGTATTGAAAACATCGCAGCAGCGTGGCAGGAGGTTAGTGTGAAATGCATGCAAGGGATTTGGACCAAGTGTTTAAAACGTTTTGCTGCTCGTGTAAATAATTTTGAAGGATTGGACCAAAATGAACATTTGGATGAAATAAATACGAAAATTCTGACACTCACGAAATCCCTCAATTTGGAGGTTGATGCTGAAGATGTGAAAAATTTGATAGCCTACACTGAGGGAGAGCTTTCAAATGAAGATTTAATTGAACTGAAAGAAGAATTGGAAGCACAGATGgttgaggaagaagaagaagaaaaagagaaagaaaaagagaaagagaaagagaaagaaaaagagaaagagaaagaaaaaatagtagaAAAACAAATTGTAGAAGTTGAGCCCAAAACATTCAGTGTGAAAAGATTGGCTGGTGTTTTTGCGGGTGTTAACAAAATTTTATCAGAATTAGAAAGTATGGATCCAAATGTAGAACGTTTTAGAAAGGTACATTGGGAAATGCGTGAAATCTTGAAGTGTTACcgtgaaatatatgaagaaaaaaagaaaaaaatcgtGGAAACCAAGCAGAGTGGGTTCTATAAGAAAGTTACTCCTTCCCCAGCTCCGCTTCCCCCCCTATTGCCCTCCCCATCCACAGGAGTAGAACTCCCCGACGATCCTCAGCCATCAACCAGCTATGCCAGCGTATCCGACGTTtctgaaaacacagaaaaaaatgaatcttTCGATGGATTTATATCCAATTTGATTTTTACAG gtaACCCAAAGGATATGAGGCTAAAATCTCCCAAATTGGAGGAGGAGCCCTTGGAAATTGTGAAGGTGAAGCTTCCCCTGGAGATGAAGCAAGAGAATGATGGGGAAGCCAACTAA